The genomic segment GCGCCCGCCCGCCCCCAAGTCGCTGTAGGGGTCAGTTCTTGACGCGCAGCGACGGGTGGGCGGCCAGGAACGCGTCGGCCCGCCCGCCGCGCAGCGCGGTGAGGAAGTCGCGGCCGAGCGGCTTGAGCTGCTCACCCCGGTAGGCGCCGCCGCTGCTCACCCCCGCGCCGGGCAGCACGACGAGGGTGAGCCGGTCGGCCGGGATACCACCCAGGGCGTACGCGAAGTCGATCAACTTCCGGCCGCCCCCGGCGTACACCAGGGTCTTGCCCAGCGCGGCCACCACCTGCTCGACCCGCTGCGGGTCGCGGGCGGTGCCCTGGTCGAGGATCTTGCGGGCCAGTGCCCGGAGCAGTTGCTGCTGGTGCCGCTGCCGGGTGTAGTCGCCGCCGGCGGTGTAGCGCTGCCGCGCGTAGTCCAGCGCCTGCCAGCCGGTCAGGTGCCGGGTGCCCTTCCGGTAGACCATCTGCGGCCCGACGTACCCGCCGCCGGTCAGCGTCCGCATGGTGCCGTCCGGGCGGCGGTGCCGGGAGGCGACCTGCTGGTCGACGTAGAGGTCCACCCCGCCGAGCGTGTCCACCAGCTTGTCGAAACCGCCGAACGTGATCACCGCCCCGGCGTCGATGCGCAGCCCGGTGTAGCGGGAGACGGTGGTGCGCAGCAGTTCGTACCCCTGGGCGGTGCTGGGGTTGGCCTTGTCGCCCGGCACCCGGCTGCCGTAGCTCATCGCGTGGGTGAGCTTGGTCCGGCCGCCCGGGTAGCGGGCCTTCGGGTAGGCGGGGATGTCCACCACCAGGTCGCGGGGGAGTGAGAACAGGTACGCCTTGTCCAGCCCGGCCGGTACGTGCAGCAGCAGCACCGCGTCGGCGTGCGGCTCCCAGCCGGGGATGCTGACCCGGGTGTCCACGCCGACGAGCAGCAGGTTGAGCGGGCCCTTCAGGTCGGCGCCGGGCGGCGGCGTCGGGCTGGCGGTGGTCGGGGCGGGTGTGGGGGAGGCCGGCGGCGCGGTGCTCGGTGCGGCGGCCGGGGCGGACGGGCGCCCGGACACCAGCCGGGTGGTCACCACCGCTCCGGTGGCCACCAGCAGCGCCGCCACCAGTGCGGCCAGGCCCAGCAGGCGTCGTCTCGTCACGTTCGTGCCTCCCCGTGGAATTCGACGCGCCAGGGGATGCCAAAGGTTGCAGCGGCGGGAATCCCGGCGAATCGAGCGCTCTGCATGATCTGCGAAAAACACTCGCTGGCGCCATAGCTACCGGTCGGTAATGATGCGTTCATGCGTTACGACGTGCTCGTCATCGGTTCCGGGTTCGGCGGCAGCGTCACCGCGCTCCGGCTGGCCGAGAAGGGCTATACGGTGGGCGTCCTGGAGGCGGGACGGCGCTTCGCCGACGACGAGTTCCCGCGTACGTCCTGGCGGGCGCGACGGTTCCTCTGGGCGCCCCGGCTCGGCTGCTTCGGGCTCCAGCGGATCACGCTGCTGCGCTCGGCCGACCGCAAGGCCGGCGGCGGCGTGCTCGTGCTCTCCGGCGCCGGGGTGGGCGGCGGCTCGCTGGTCTACGCGAACACGCTCTACGAGCCGCTCGACGCGTTCTACGCCGACCCGCAGTGGCGCGACATCACCGACTGGCGCGACGAACTGGCCCGCCACTACGACCAGGCGAAGCGGATGCTCGGCGTCACCACGTACCCGATCGACACCCGCGCGGACCGGGCCGTCCGCGCGGTGGCCGAGCGGATGGGGGTGGCGCACACCTACCACCCGACGCCGGTCGGCGTGCACATCGGGCGGCCCGGCGAGCGGGTGGCCGACCCGTACTTCGGCGGGGCCGGCCCGGACCGCACCGGGTGCAGCCACTGCGGGTCGTGCATGACCGGCTGCCGGCACGGCGCCAAGAACACGCTCGTGAAGAACTACCTCTGGCTGGCCGAGCGGCTCGGCGTGCAGGTGCACCCGCTGACCACCGTGACCGCCGTCCGCCCCGACCCGGCCGGCGGCTACGCGGTGCACACCGAACGCACCGGCGCCTGGCTGCGCAAGCGGCGCGAGGTGATCCACGCCGACCAGGTGGTCTTCGCGGCCGGCGCGCTCGGCACCCAGCGGCTGCTGCACGAGATGAAGGCGACCGGCGCGCTGCCGGCGCTCTCGCCCCGCCTCGGCGAGCTGACCCGCACCAACTCCGAGGCCATCCTCGGCGCCTCGGTGGCGCCCGGCGCGGCCCGGAAGCGCGGCCTCGACTTCACCGAGGGGGTGGCGATCACCAGCTCGTTCCACCCCGACCCGCAGACCCACATCGAGCCGGTCCGGTACGGCAAGGGCTCCAACGCGATGGGCCTGCTCCAGTCGCTGCTCGTCGACGGCGGTCCCCGCCGCGCCCGGCGCTGGCTGGGCAGCATCGTCCGGCAGCCCCTGCTGGCGGCGCGGATGCTGTCGGTGCGCCGGTGGTCCGAGCGCACCGTTATCGCGCTCGTCATGCAGTCGGTCGACAACTCGCTGACCACCCGCTACCGCCGGGGCCGGCTGGTCTCCGGCCCCGGCCACGGCGCGCCCAACCCGACCTGGATCCCGGCCGGCAACACGGCGGCCCGGCTGCTCGCCGAGGAGATCGGCGGCACCCCGGGTGGTGCGGTCACCGAGCCGTTCAACATTCCGGTGACCGCGCACATCCTCGGCGGCGCGGTCATCGGCGCCACCCCGGACGAGGGCGTGATCGACCCCTGGCACCGGGTGTACGGCCACCCGGGGCTGCACGTGGTGGACGGCGCGGCGGTCTCGGCGAACCTGGGCGTCAACCCGTCGCTGACGATCACCGCGCAGGCCGAGCGGGCCATGTCGTACTGGCCGAACAAGGGCGAGGCGGACCCACGTCCGGCGCTCGGGTCGGCGTACACCCGGGTGGCGCCGGTCCCGCCGCGGCGCCCGGCCGTCCCCCCGCACGCCCCCGCCGCCCTGCGGTGAAAGGAAGGGCCCCTTCTTAACGCCTCCGGTAGAGGAAGGGCCCCTTGTTAACACATTCACCCCGCCACACCGCCGGGGCGCGTCCGGCGGCCCGGTGACTGTCGGTAGGCTTTGCGCACATGAGCACGCCTCGCCCCGTCCTCGTGGTGGACTTCGGAGCCCAGTACGCCCAGCTCATCGCGCGCCGTGTCCGCGAGGCGAAGGTCTACTCGGAGATCGTCCCGCATTCCATGCCGGTGTCCGAGATGCTGGCGAAGAACCCGGCCGCGATCATCCTGTCCGGTGGCCCGTCGAGCGTCTACGCGCCGGGCGCCCCGCAGATCGACGCCGGGATGTTCGAGACCGGCGTACCGGTCTTCGGCATCTGCTACGGCTTCCAGGCCATGGCCCAGGCGCTCGGCGGCACCGTCTCGCGCACCGGCAACCGCGAGTACGGCGGCACCCCGCTGCGCCCGCGCCTGACCGAGCCCGGCGTGCTGCTGCGTGACCTCCCGGCCGACCTGCCGGTCTGGATGAGCCACGGCGACTGCGTCACCGAGGCGCCGGAGGGCTTCACCGTCACCGCCGAGTCGGCGGGCGCCCCGGTGGCCGCCTTCGAGGACCTGCCGGGACGCCGGGCCGGTGTGCAGTTCCACCCCGAGGTCGGGCACACCGCGCACGGCCAGGAGATGCTCACCCGCTTCCTGTACGACATCGCCGGCATCGCACCCACCTGGACGCCGTCGAACATCATCGACGAGCAGGTCGCCCGGATCCGGGAGCAGGTGGGCGACAAGGAGGTCATCTGCGGCCTCTCCGGCGGCGTCGACTCGGCGGTCGCCGCGGCGCTCGTGCACCGTGCCGTCGGTGACCAGCTCACCTGCGTGTTCGTCGACCACGGCCTGCTGCGGGCCGGTGAGGCCGAGCAGGTCGAGAAGGACTACGTGGCGGCGACCGGCATCAAGCTCAAGGTGGTCGACGCCCGGGAGCGGTTCCTCGGCGCGCTGGCCGGGGTGACCGATCCGGAGCAGAAGCGCAAGATCATCGGCCGCGAGTTCATCCGGGTCTTCGAGGCCGCCGCCCGGGAGATCGCCGCGCACGGCGACGTGGAATACCTGGTGCAGGGCACGCTCTACCCGGACGTGGTGGAGTCCGGCGGCGGCACCGGCACCGCCAACATCAAGAGCCACCACAACGTCGGCGGCCTGCCCGAGGACCTCAAGTTCTCCCTGGTCGAGCCGCTGCGCACGCTCTTCAAGGACGAGGTCCGCACGATCGGCCTGGAGCTGGGACTGCCCGAGGCGATGGTCTGGCGGCACCCGTTCCCCGGGCCGGGCCTGGCCATCCGGATCATCGGCGCGGTCGACGAGGAGCGCCTCGCCGTGCTCCGCAAGGCCGACCTGATCGCCCGGCAGGAGCTGACCGCGGCCGGCCTGGACCGGGGTGTCTGGCAGTTCCCGGTGGTGCTGCTGGCCGACGTCCGCAGCGTCGGGGTGCAGGGCGACGGGCGCACCTACGGTCACCCGGTGGTGCTGCGCCCGGTCTCCAGCGAGGACGCGATGACCGCCGACTGGTCCCGGCTGCCCTACGACGTGGTGGCCCGGATCTCCACCCGGATCACCAACGAGGTCGCCGAGGTCAACCGCGTCGTCCTGGACGTGACGAGCAAGCCGCCGGGCACCATCGAGTGGGAGTGACGCCGCTCAGGCCGCGGGCGGCGTCTGCGGTCCGGCCCCGGGCTGCGGGGTAGCCGGCGGGACCGGTGCCGCCGGCGGGACCGGCGGCCACCCGGGCGCGGTGCCCGGCGGGTGCGGCCATGCGGGCGCGCCGGCCGGCTCCTCGGGCATCAGGAACCACATGATCGGGTACGCGAGCGCGGCGAGCCCGCCGGTGAGCACCGTGGCGGTCGCGAAGATCACCCGGATCAGCGTGGGGTCGGCGGCGAAGTAGCGGCCGAGGCCGCTCGCCACACCGGCGATCATGCGGTCGCTGACAGGCCGGCGGAGCTGCTTGTACGGGGCCTGGGAGGGGTTCGGGAAGGTCATGTGTCAACGGTCCCGCGCGCTGCGGCGGTCGACCTCGGTGACCGCCCGGACGGCTACCCTGATCCGTCCCTGAGGCGCCAGCCAAGAGTCAGGAATCCGACTCTTTTCGATGTCGGTAACCCGCTCCGGGGAGAATTTGCTCCCGTGACCACCTCGCTGGAGCCGCTCCGCAGGATCGCGGCATACGCAGTTTGTGCTGATTCAAACGGCCGAGTGTTGCTGGTCCGCGCATCGGAGCGCTCCGGCACCCCCGGCACCTGGTCGCTCCCCGGAGGAGCGGTCGACCACGGTGAGGACCCCAAACACACAGTCGTCCGGGAGACCGCGGCCGAGACCGGGCTCTCGGTGGCGGTCGCCGGCCTCCAGGACGTGCTCGCCGACATGCGGGCGCTACCCGAGCGGCGCATCACGATCCACACCGACCGGCTCCTCTACACCGTGTCGGTCCGTGGTGGGACGCTCACCGAGCGGGTCGACCGGCCGACCGACCTGGCCCGCTGGTTCACCCTCGACGAGGCCCGGGAGCTTCCGCTGCGGTCGTTCACCGCACGCGCCCTGGGCCTGCCCACCTCCACCGACGACATCGTGCCGGAGGAGGTGCCCGAGTTCCCCTCGTTCTACGCCGTCCCCGGCCCGGACGGGCTGCACCGGGCGCAGCGCTTCGCCGCGTACGCGGTGGTGACCGACCCGGACGAGCGCGTCCTGCTGACCCGGGTGTCCGACGGCTACCCGGGCGCCGGCTGCTGGCACCTGCCCGGCGGCGGCACCGACTACGGCGAGCAGCCGGGCGCGGCGCTGATCCGGGAACTGGTCGAGGAGACCGGCCAGACCGGCCGCCTGGTCGAGCTGCTCGGGGTGGCCAGCCACCGGGACGCCGCCTCGCTCGGCCCGGAGGGCTACCCGATCGACTGGCACGGCGTACGCGCCTTCTACCGGGTGGTCGTCGACCAGCCCGCGCCGCCCACCGTGGCCGACGTCGGCGGCTCCACCTGCGAGGCCCGCTGGTTCCGCCGCGACGAACTCGGCGCCCTCCCCACCGACCGCCTCACCGAGGTGACGGCCGAGGCAGTCCAGGCCGCCCACCTTCTCTGACCCGCACCCCCGAGCGCCCCACCCGGCGATCATGAGGTTGACGGCGGGAAATGTCCGCCTCGGTACCGCTAACCTCATGATCGACGGAGTGGGGCGCTCGGGTGCGGGGGAGTGGTGCGGGTGGAACAGCGGCGGCGGGTCGGGGCCTACGGGGTGCTGCGGGACTCCGACGGGCGGGTGCTGCTGGCGCGCGGCTCGGCGAAGTGCCCGTACCCGGGGGTGTGGCAGCTGCCCGGCGGCAGCGTCGCGCACGCGGAGCACCCGGCCGACGCGGTGGTCCGCGAGTTCGCCGAGGAGACCGGGCTGACCGTCGCGCCCGGCGCGATCCGGGCCGCGGTGGCCGACGTGGCCGCGTTCGCCGACCTGGGGATCGCGCTGCACACCGACCGGTTGATCTTCGAGGTCGAGGAGCGGGGCGGGCGGCTGCGGCCCGAGCCGGCCGGCGGCACCGACGAGGTGGGCTGGTTCACCCCGCAGGAGGCCGCGAG from the Micromonospora sp. WMMA1947 genome contains:
- a CDS encoding LCP family protein, translated to MTRRRLLGLAALVAALLVATGAVVTTRLVSGRPSAPAAAPSTAPPASPTPAPTTASPTPPPGADLKGPLNLLLVGVDTRVSIPGWEPHADAVLLLHVPAGLDKAYLFSLPRDLVVDIPAYPKARYPGGRTKLTHAMSYGSRVPGDKANPSTAQGYELLRTTVSRYTGLRIDAGAVITFGGFDKLVDTLGGVDLYVDQQVASRHRRPDGTMRTLTGGGYVGPQMVYRKGTRHLTGWQALDYARQRYTAGGDYTRQRHQQQLLRALARKILDQGTARDPQRVEQVVAALGKTLVYAGGGRKLIDFAYALGGIPADRLTLVVLPGAGVSSGGAYRGEQLKPLGRDFLTALRGGRADAFLAAHPSLRVKN
- a CDS encoding GMC family oxidoreductase, which produces MRYDVLVIGSGFGGSVTALRLAEKGYTVGVLEAGRRFADDEFPRTSWRARRFLWAPRLGCFGLQRITLLRSADRKAGGGVLVLSGAGVGGGSLVYANTLYEPLDAFYADPQWRDITDWRDELARHYDQAKRMLGVTTYPIDTRADRAVRAVAERMGVAHTYHPTPVGVHIGRPGERVADPYFGGAGPDRTGCSHCGSCMTGCRHGAKNTLVKNYLWLAERLGVQVHPLTTVTAVRPDPAGGYAVHTERTGAWLRKRREVIHADQVVFAAGALGTQRLLHEMKATGALPALSPRLGELTRTNSEAILGASVAPGAARKRGLDFTEGVAITSSFHPDPQTHIEPVRYGKGSNAMGLLQSLLVDGGPRRARRWLGSIVRQPLLAARMLSVRRWSERTVIALVMQSVDNSLTTRYRRGRLVSGPGHGAPNPTWIPAGNTAARLLAEEIGGTPGGAVTEPFNIPVTAHILGGAVIGATPDEGVIDPWHRVYGHPGLHVVDGAAVSANLGVNPSLTITAQAERAMSYWPNKGEADPRPALGSAYTRVAPVPPRRPAVPPHAPAALR
- the guaA gene encoding glutamine-hydrolyzing GMP synthase, producing the protein MSTPRPVLVVDFGAQYAQLIARRVREAKVYSEIVPHSMPVSEMLAKNPAAIILSGGPSSVYAPGAPQIDAGMFETGVPVFGICYGFQAMAQALGGTVSRTGNREYGGTPLRPRLTEPGVLLRDLPADLPVWMSHGDCVTEAPEGFTVTAESAGAPVAAFEDLPGRRAGVQFHPEVGHTAHGQEMLTRFLYDIAGIAPTWTPSNIIDEQVARIREQVGDKEVICGLSGGVDSAVAAALVHRAVGDQLTCVFVDHGLLRAGEAEQVEKDYVAATGIKLKVVDARERFLGALAGVTDPEQKRKIIGREFIRVFEAAAREIAAHGDVEYLVQGTLYPDVVESGGGTGTANIKSHHNVGGLPEDLKFSLVEPLRTLFKDEVRTIGLELGLPEAMVWRHPFPGPGLAIRIIGAVDEERLAVLRKADLIARQELTAAGLDRGVWQFPVVLLADVRSVGVQGDGRTYGHPVVLRPVSSEDAMTADWSRLPYDVVARISTRITNEVAEVNRVVLDVTSKPPGTIEWE
- a CDS encoding PspC domain-containing protein: MTFPNPSQAPYKQLRRPVSDRMIAGVASGLGRYFAADPTLIRVIFATATVLTGGLAALAYPIMWFLMPEEPAGAPAWPHPPGTAPGWPPVPPAAPVPPATPQPGAGPQTPPAA
- a CDS encoding NUDIX domain-containing protein, whose protein sequence is MTTSLEPLRRIAAYAVCADSNGRVLLVRASERSGTPGTWSLPGGAVDHGEDPKHTVVRETAAETGLSVAVAGLQDVLADMRALPERRITIHTDRLLYTVSVRGGTLTERVDRPTDLARWFTLDEARELPLRSFTARALGLPTSTDDIVPEEVPEFPSFYAVPGPDGLHRAQRFAAYAVVTDPDERVLLTRVSDGYPGAGCWHLPGGGTDYGEQPGAALIRELVEETGQTGRLVELLGVASHRDAASLGPEGYPIDWHGVRAFYRVVVDQPAPPTVADVGGSTCEARWFRRDELGALPTDRLTEVTAEAVQAAHLL